The proteins below are encoded in one region of Zootoca vivipara chromosome 10, rZooViv1.1, whole genome shotgun sequence:
- the LOC118090836 gene encoding urotensin-2 receptor-like — protein MTTELIEEASLGNFSYDVERGEESPVTRALGAVLLLMCLFGTTGNIYTLVVAFGGMSVRSVGSLRIYVVNLALADLLYLSTIPFVVCTYFAQDWFFGDVGCRFLLSLDLLTMHASIFLLTAMSVERYWAVTRPLRARQAGNSYRRLACVAVWLVSSLLTVPMMVMIQQREGRSRKLICFPTWTPGAFRVYLTVLFGTSVLGPGLVLGVVYSRLVQAYWASTKVMWSPVVSRALKQKLFPRIFSIIVAYWACFVPFWAWQLTKLYWPEDLEIGPTAQAYLNFGVTCLTYGNSCVNPFLYTLLTRNYREYMAAQGRERPHRRHAFFKKKTHETPQAEHVSMAEGEGLG, from the coding sequence ATGACGACGGAGCTCATCGAAGAAGCTTCATTGGGCAATTTCTCCTATGACGTGGAGCGTGGAGAAGAAAGTCCTGTCACCAGGGCCTTGGGCGCAGTCCTCCTCCTCATGTGTCTCTTTGGGACGACAGGCAATATCTATACACTGGTGGTAGCGTTTGGTGGCATGTCTGTTCGCTCGGTGGGTTCTTTGCGCATCTACGTGGTCAACCTAGCCTTAGCCGATCTGCTCTACCTTTCCACCATCCCCTTTGTGGTGTGCACATATTTCGCCCAGGACTGGTTCTTTGGGGACGTGGGCTGCCGGTTTCTGCTCAGCTTGGACCTGCTGACGATGCACGCCAGCATATTCCTGCTGACGGCCATGAGCGTGGAGCGCTATTGGGCCGTGACCAGACCCCTAAGGGCCAGGCAGGCTGGAAACAGCTACCGCAGGCTGGCTTGCGTTGCCGTGTGGCTCGTCTCGTCTTTGCTTACGGTGCCCATGATGGTCATGATCCAGCAGCGGGAGGGCAGGAGCCGAAAGCTCATCTGCTTTCCCACGTGGACGCCTGGCGCTTTCCGAGTGTACCTCACGGTTTTGTTTGGCACAAGCGTCCTCGGTCCTGGTTTGGTCCTGGGGGTCGTGTACTCCCGGCTTGTGCAGGCCTATTGGGCTTCCACAAAAGTCATGTGGTCACCTGTGGTGAGCAGGGCCCTGAAGCAGAAGCTGTTTCCCAGGATCTTCAGCATCATCGTAGCCTACTGGGCCTGTTTCGTACCATTCTGGGCCTGGCAACTCACCAAGCTGTACTGGCCAGAGGACTTGGAGATCGGGCCGACCGCCCAGGCTTACCTCAACTTTGGCGTTACCTGCTTGACCTATGGCAACAGCTGCGTCAACCCTTTCCTTTATACCTTGCTCACCAGGAATTACCGCGAGTACATGGCCGCTCAGGGCAGAGAAAGGCCACATAGGAGGCATGCTTTCTTCAAGAAGAAAACGCATGAAACGCCCCAAGCAGAACATGTGTCTATGGCAGAGGGAGAAGGGCTTGGATAA